The following proteins are co-located in the Telopea speciosissima isolate NSW1024214 ecotype Mountain lineage chromosome 9, Tspe_v1, whole genome shotgun sequence genome:
- the LOC122639476 gene encoding gibberellin 2-beta-dioxygenase 1-like: MVVCSKPALDTFSLINDFKPTTFVSGIPVIDLSKPDAKILVVKACEEFGFFKVINHRVPIEFIQKLESEAVKFFSLPLPQKEEAGPANPFGYGNKRIGPNGDIGWIEYILLRSNPQFISERSLSIFGESPEVFCSAANDYISSVRMMTCEILELLAEGLGIEQRNVFSKLLMEEESDCLFRINHYPPCPNVQPLSHPNIIGFGEHTDPQIISVLHSNNISGLEISLRDGTWVPVPPDQSSFFINVGDSLQVLTNGRFKSVKHRVLTNGLKSRVSMIYFGGPPLDEKIAPLPTLIEEGEESLYKEFTWCEYKKSVYKSRLADNRLLHFQKLRAAADGLQSPDHILKY, translated from the exons ATGGTGGTCTGTTCAAAACCTGCATTAGATACGTTCTCTCTGATAAATGACTTCAAACCCACCACCTTTGTCTCTGGAATTCCTGTTATAGATCTCTCAAAACCAGATGCAAAGATCCTCGTTGTTAAGGCCTGTGAAGAATTTGGGTTCTTCAAGGTGATCAACCATAGAGTCCCAATTGAGTTCATCCAAAAATTGGAATCTGAAGCTGTGAAGTTCTTCTCTTTACCACTGCCTCAGAAAGAAGAAGCTGGCCCTGCTAATCCATTTGGGTATGGAAACAAAAGAATTGGGCCAAACGGAGATATTGGGTGGATTGAATATATTCTCCTGAGAAGCAATCCTCAATTCATCTCTGAGAGATCTCTGTCCATTTTTGGTGAAAGCCCAGAAGTGTTTTG CTCTGCTGCTAATGATTATATTTCATCTGTGAGGATGATGACCTGTGAAATTCTTGAATTGCTAGCAGAAGGGCTTGGGATTGAACAGAGGAATGTGTTCAGCAAGCTTTTGATGGAGGAAGAAAGTGACTGTCTGTTCAGGATCAACCACTACCCACCATGTCCAAACGTTCAACCTCTGAGTCATCCCAATATAATTGGGTTTGGAGAGCACACAGACCCACAGATAATCTCAGTTCTTCACTCCAACAACATTTCAGGCCTGGAAATCTCTCTGAGAGATGGGACTTGGGTCCCTGTTCCACCTGACCAGAGCTCCTTCTTCATCAATGTTGGTGATTCCCTGCAG GTTTTGACTAATGGGAGGTTTAAGAGTGTGAAGCATAGGGTTTTGACAAATGGATTGAAGTCCAGGGTTTCAATGATCTACTTTGGAGGGCCACCTTTGGATGAGAAGATAGCACCCTTACCAACCCTcatagaagaaggagaagagagctTGTACAAAGAGTTCACATGGTGTGAATATAAGAAGTCAGTCTATAAATCAAGGTTGGCTGATAATAGGCTTTTGCACTTCCAAAAACTGAGAGCAGCTGCTGATGGACTCCAGAGTCCAGATCACATTTTAAAGTATTAA